The window acctatttatgtaaagtgaaaattctgtgtttaggtacgctttaaattggAGGTCTAAAATATGGAaagacaatggtggaccatgggGGCCGACTTCTTGTATTGGTGGGGAAGGCCTCACTGTGATCCACCAGTTGTAGCTGCCATAGAATTTCATCTCAAAATAGGGGTTTAGTTACTATATTTTCCTTACCAACAAACAAACCTAACTGGTAAATAAAAGGGCGTAAAGAAATTTGATTTAGTGGGTGGaacacagtggttcccaaccactcccatgcAGTTGAATGGGAGTGATTGAAAGTGTGGTTGAGCATGAGGTACAACACTGTTCTTTACTGCAGGTCTAAAAGAGGTATTTATCTTTACACTGAGATTtgtgttccagtgacaactatcTAACAGAATTCCCATCACTTTGGTGTCTATCTTTACCATGACACGGgtattaaagaaaacattacataaaaatgtccaatattgGCTCTAGATTTTTCATTACCAACAACAATATTTCCCTATAGTCCACTAAGAAacttattttttctgtatatacagcAAAAATATTGCATGATACTAAAAACCTTGTGTCTTGTGATTCTCAACCTGTAAATGCTATGACCTATAGACAAGCTTGTAGTTTACTATACTGCTCAAATGCTGCCCTATTCAGACAGTACTAGAGGTGGTTACATCTAGTACTAGCTTCTATTGACTTCATAACAgaaagttcttgtttttttttctcatataacTATTGTCATACAAAGACAGCAGAGTCATGACATTGCTgacaacaaaacacaatacaatgccCTCTTTATAACAGTGCCAGGACTTTATCTACTGATCACTGAAAGGGCAAAAACTCAAGTCTACTAGATTTCCCAAAACCCATTAACTCAATCATCTGGAATGTGCAGCCTATGCAGTCTTTGTTAGCAACACAGAACACATTGGCTCACCATCATGTCAGTAGTTCTTCCTCTGGTAAACCCTTATATACATTATATCAGCCTTCTCAATATAAATGTACTGCCGTTTACTTACAGAAAACATTGATCTTGGGTTTCAACTTCTCAAAGACAGTTCATCTCATTTTTTAGATGTGGTTGCAAAAATGATTAgtacatacaaaaacagtattttccccagaatatttttaaagatgGGTGGGAAAATGCTGTAGGGTGGTGGTGtaccctgtgttgtgacccaaattttcagtaaccacacaaaaacagccgggtggtgcacccagctaaaaggttcTAGGGAGAACAATGCAGTAAGAATTCATTTGTACTTAGTTATACTCAGATTTGTGAAagctaattaaaatgtttttctttactacCACAGATGAGATTGGAGAAGGATAAGTTCTCTATTAACCTTGATGTGAAACATTTCTCTCCTGAGGAGCTGAAAGTTAAAGTGTCAGGAGACTACATTGAAATCCAAGGAAAGCACGAGGAGCGTCAGGTAAATTGATTATCTAGGAACTTCGTTGTGACCCACACTGCCACAATTAGTGTCCCGAATATTTACATGTTAATACTGGGTCCCAGCACAACACAAATAAGTCATTAATCTCAGTTGTCTCTGATCTGTAGTTAGAGGTCTGTCTGTCAGACATCATACAGTCTTTTAGGGCCCATCAGTGGGAGCTGCCACGTATCCTTGAAGGTAAAGGCTTTGGGCCATCAATATTATCCTTCCTTTATTATTTGGCAAGGGTTTGACATGGAACCAATAGGTTTCTATCAGGCCTTGACTATGTAATTCCATGCCAAGCTCATGCACCTTCAAAAACATGTCAGCAATGGCATATTTCTAAACCGGTTTCTGTCTGCTAAAGCAAAAGGATtgaagtaattttaaaaatgtagaatagtCTTCCagttatttaatataaatgtttagcaagttgtttccctttttctttgagcattgagcagtttgtgactttcaagtcagtttaactgaaacAACAATGATTTTGGGTATCTGTAGGGATGGCAACatgcattcctcccactgatcaccatcTACTTGTATCTTCTGCTACCCCCTGCATTTTGGTGCTGTCTATATCCCCTGTCATCCCTCCAGTTTCCCCTGACTCCTTGTCATCTGTGTCTCCTTGTCACCTTttggtacttgacccctggctttggtTATGACCTCGCCTGTTTGCTGTCTGCCCTCACCCCGGCCTTAGTCAACTGCTCTCTTGCCCACTGATTTGGTactgttctgcccaccctggtgtgtgGACCGCAACCTGGTCTCAGTCTGCAGCATAACACCCTCAACTCTAGAGATTATGGAGAAACCCCAGCTGATACTTAGTCTGTGCTTTCTGGCTCTTCTGAGGGCTAACACCACCATTGAGCTATGCTGGAACGCGGCGGGGTtcactaaagacctgaaagttatttcaaagagtCTGCCAGGAtaaaaagatcaggaaacacTGATCCAAAGTGACTCTGTATCTTTGCTTGATAAAAGTAAAGTGGTATGATCTTTGTAAATCCCACTTATACTACAAAAACCCAGCTATCAAAAGATTTTCTGACAAACCTATACTGGTATGAAGAAGCACGTGTTCTCCTATGATGCAAGGCTTGGAATGATTGAGGGGTCCCCTGATCGATCACTATCACATTACAAAGGGGTGACCTCACTGCTTCCTCTGGGCTCCAACACTAACTGGAATTGTGATGGAGAAAGCTGAGGGAGATCTCTGAAAAGCCAAATAAAATTGGATGGTGGTCATGCaaagtattttataatgttttaggaAACACAGTATTTTATTGAGGCTATGGTGATGCCATAACACTGTAACATTATGACTTTTTCACCTTAACTAATAGCTAATATTTATTCCCAGGATGAACATGGCTATGTTTCCAGAGACTTCCAGAGAAGATATAAAATCCCAATTGATGTTGATGCTCTATCCATTACTTCATCCTTGTCCCCAGATGGAGTGCTGACAGTGTCTGCACCCAGAAAACTGGCTGACGTTCCTGAGCGCTCTATTCCCATCACTCGTGAAGATAAAGCATCCATTGGAGCTGCCCCAAAGAAGTAGAATCTGTCAGCTGTTCCAGATAAACAAGATACCTTTCCACCCTGCCAGAGAGAGTGCGCGCGTACTACACTGctacatgtatttatttgtgcTGTCCTGTGACCAAATCAAATTActaatgcaaataaaagcaatgaGAAGCATCTTCAAGTGTGCGGAGGCATAATGTTTTTCACGATAATCCTACAggaacacactttctgtcctaaggtgacaacactttacCTAATATCTGCATgagaagcattgtcaccctaggccCTGTACTCATTTAAACTACTGAACATCCCCCATCTTGATAACATGAGGGAACATGTTCTGAAGTTGATAAATGTGAATTGGGCACAactgataacactgcttgagattTTGGTGGAGCACACAAATTAGGAGCTCATTAGATTGGATTGAAATATAATGGATATGTCTAATTATATAATTACCAGGCCCAAAGATATGGTACATACACTGATGGGGGCCCCCTGCCATCCAAATGACCATTCATATAGATTACATAGGGTAACTCTGAATTTCCAATacgaataaataaaatattgcaagaaATATCTATACCAGTACTAGActtgatttttaatatatatttacaggataTCAAGACTTTGTGTTTACAACAAAAGCACTTATGGGAGGAAGTAAATCAGAGGGTTATAAGCAaagtttatttatactgtatttccTGACCATAGACGATGCATTAATGGCTAAATATTATGTAGATTGAATAAAACTATATCTAGCTTTAGGTCACTTTATAGGTATTTataaagggtcactttaaagctTGAAAAGGAAGCCTAAAGCTCCATCTACTGGCTCAAGGTAAATATAataggcctgaattattaaagttctcataggctgaagaagatacactttcatcagtaaagctgggtgatccagcaaacctggaatggatttcttaaaagtaattttctatttgttagcaaatgtttttaatgctggaccaaatgcaatccaggtttgctggatcacccagcttcattgatgaaagtgtatcctcttcagccttggagagctttaataaatcagacccaatgaaatGTCATAATtaactacttaaaaaaaagattgagaaaggaaAGGTCTCCAAAATACATCTGTGTCAACAGATTGGAGAAATTCAGGTCTTGATatcttttttatatcaaaacaaaGTATTACATCACATTAGTGtgccatgttttttgttttcacagtcCATTAATTTCCCCACTTTTATGTAGGCAGAAAGACACATTATAGCATGAATGTATAAAGGGACCATTGTGCCTCTGAAACACATAATTGGTTAGTATGGAACTACAGCAATTTAATTTTCAAAGAACGGTGAGTGCTGACATCTTTGCTATTGAAAGTTGTAGGGTGTCCCGCACAACAATTGTTTCTTATGTTAATAATAACTAAGGATTCTTGTATCCTGGAAAAAGACTTTGTATACCTTTCAGCTGCAACCTGGAAGATTAAATAAATAAgcccataaaatatttatttaggtgtgtttaaattaaaataaaacattccaatAATTCTAAATTATGCATTTATTGATAACAATCATGGTTTTATAGGTTATTTAGTATTGCAGAATTATCAGAAGTCTTTGGTCATGACGCTATGAGCTGCCAAAGTCAATCGTGTAACATGATTTTTGCGGAGATCTATATTGTGGTGGATCCAGTTCAGGTTGATGTGCTGGGAACACATGGGGTTCTCTcttgaaaactgaaaataaacaacacatcatttattattttaagttttttagtattttgagtaaaaaataagaatatagcTAAACCTGCTTATGGTGAAATACTGACCACAAGAGATTCAAGTTTATGACAGTTTAATAATTGTAATGTACATTATAGCCCTCAAGTGTGAGATTGTTGGGTTTTTCAGGTCAGACTTTCAATACACTTGGCTCCTGAAGATCCACGAGTAAAGTGTTCAACAACATCAGTGTCACTTATATTGTACAGCTGCTGCTCCACATGACCTCCAGCAGAAAGTACTCACCTGATGCACAGATCAGTCATATTAGTGGAACAAATGTATGTAGGGTTTTAGGGTTTGTAGCATGGCATTAACACACAAAAGGGTAGGGCTTACTTGGAAGCAAATTAGATATGGCAGTTATCTTAATAAGTATACTGCATTCATTCCAGTAGAGCTCTATGACAGCAGCCACAGATTTAGGCTTTTACCACATAACCCTGGATCACACAAAGACATTGATTTCTCTGTTGAAGTTAATGAGAATAACCCCACTAGGTCCTGGGCCCAGCACCTTATAAATTTTGGAAGCATAGGGATCAGCAGAACAGCCAGGCAAACAGTTATTTTTAGCAGGTAGCCAATGATGACTGGGCCCATTTTTTAAGGAGTGTCAGATTGTAACTTGCTAAAAGTTGATGTAtcatttattatctatatttaaaaaaatgatgggtTTTATTACCTAATAAACGGGGGTACACTGTCTACAATAGCTAGTAAGCAAGTGAATATTTGTCACATATAATCCCACTTTGAAGATAAACATATTGGAGAATGGTATGAAAAAGAAggttaaaaaagttatttttctgtaatctTACCTTGTCTAGCATCTAAGCCCCCTTTCTTGGTGTAATCAGCAGAATAAGAGGTTTCATAATAATGGGCATACTGAAACAGAAAAATCaatgttgtattattttctgtgctGTCAACAGGTCTTCTAATGAACGTCTTATAAATATTGTGAGAAAGAGGAATTTTATCAGTTTCAGTTAGTAAAGGCAGGTAGAAGATTAATTAACAAGGACATTGTGTTCCGTAATTGCTTATCTCAGGAGACAGCAACAGTGATGAAGAGATGATTATTCTAATTTGTTTGACTAATTGTTCCCCTAGGAACAATATAAGAGTCAGAATAACAATATATTGATGTAAAAAGCTTGCTATGTgtgtggcccttgaggactggtGGTGAACATTCCTGGTCTACATGTTACAAGGGCTCTGGTCACTAATGTAGTTATTGAAGGCACCTGGAGAGATGATTTAAAGCGGTGCAGGACCTATAATTATTACAGGGATGGGCATCTCCAGCTTCATTACTGGCTCTATGGTGGACTTACATGGAGATGATGATCCTGCTCATTGattggataatattattattaaacagaatttatatagcaccaacctgttatgcagcgctgtacattaaataggggttgcaaatgacagacgaatacagacagtgacacagcaggagaggaccctgcccagaagagcttacaattcaggaggtggggaagtagcacacactagggggggagatatgtagtggtgggaagtagtgacggtttcaaaaagacagaagatgagtaggcaagtttgaaaaaaagtcttttaagTGCTCAggagaaagtagaagcaagccgaaggaagaccattccatagagttggggcagctctagaaaagtcttggagtcgtgcttgggataaggttatgagtgaagaagtattagtaggtcattggaggagttaagagagcggctaggggagtatatttttaccaggtcagaaaggtaagtgggacaacaactgtggagggttttgaaggcaaagcccTGGAACCTGAATTATGATTCTAAgttgaaatggaaaccaatggagagaactacaaagagatgcagcagaagaggagcggagggaaggatggatgagtctggctgcagcattcataatagattgtagaggcgagagtcgggttagtggaataccagggaggagttACTTGACATTGCATGTCGCTTTTATCAAATAGCACtgccttctgttttttttgttttctgagttcCTGCTTTAGGGCCTGCTTTAGTCATAACCACTCTGCTGAAACCTTAAATAGAGGGGAGTAtctatagttatttttttttaaacgttggtCTCAGTAAATGTTTGATTAGTTGGATCACATCAGTATTTCCTCATTAGTACCTGAGAAGACAATGGCTTCCTTTCTTTGAGTTTGCAAAGGTCATAGCGCTCCTGGTTCCAGTTTCCAAGTAGAGTCTTGTTGGAGTAGGAATCTTCCTTAGTTGTACACCTCCAGCCATATTGTTTGAGCTTTACATCAGATCCATAGTCCAACCATACCTCACCGTGTCCATCAGCTTTCAGATCAGAATTATAAAAGGCCATTCTGTTTTggtaaaataatgttgttaggTAATAACGTATCTGCACTCCACAAACTGAAACTGTTGCTGTGAgctataaataaatcaaatcctAAATTTAAGTGAcaactagatagatagatagatagatatcctAAATATATGGAAAGTGTGTTTAGTTTGCAGAGTGTGCGGAAGACACAGGACagcatttaaattgttttgcactttttgaacaaatataataaaatgtttccaacAGAATATCTACATACTAAAAGGGTACAAATAAGAAAGATATATTGTTAGAGATTACATACAGCTTgagctctatttattattattttattaaacaggatttatatagcgccaacatattacgcagagatgtacattaaataggggttgcaaatgacagacacatacagacattgacacaggaggaggaaaggaccctagGATAaatttataaacagggaatctgacattcccctataggaatcaattactgccattaaaacacatagacctagaagattcccacaagggaatgttcgagggaatatctgattccctgttttattagaGCCCTTAGACTGAGTAGAACAGCAGAACACAATTACCCCCACCCTGAATTATTGCACCCATAGGAGGGGAGGAGTATATAGCTTAGAAAGGGTCAGAAAAGAGGATTGTAAACATGACCGTCACGAGCTTCATGTAGATGTCATATTGTATATTAATGTTTATTCTACACACCTGAGGCTCCTAGAGTTCACTGCACTATAGAGTGGCTAAGCGTCATTTTGGTTGCTTAGTAACAGGCTCCCATATGACGTCACCAATATGCGCCTACCATGGATTGTCATGTGCTCAGTGGATGGCAATCAGCTCTCACGTTACTCGGAGTATGTTCCTCTGACATCAATTCCGGGTCTGTTAGCTGCATGAGAACTGGCTGTTAGCATGGAAATGACCCGTGGTTTTCTCGGTGTTATTAGAGGGTAATGAGGGCCATTGGAGGTCACATGACGGGGGTAACAGAGAAGACCGGAAGTacgatgtgtgtgtgtgtactcaTATATGGGGGGGGACGCAGTGTAGTGAGGGAGAATGTGACTGTCATGTCACCTACTATAGTGTTCCTTTTCTCCAGGGAGGTGACATGAGATGCAGTTGGGTGTTGTGTGTGATGCAGCGTGACATGGGGGTGTTGTATATGATATAGTGTGGTATGTGGGTGTTGCATATGATACAGTGTGATGTGGGGGTGTTGTGTATGATATAATGCGatgttcaaatgttttgaatcctggaccagatctaatccaggtttgctgatgaaaatgTCTCctgtccagctttggagagctttaaccttcTGAGCGATAACTCCGAGTGTTTGggagtagctaaaaaaataaaaaataaaggcttacctggtcccaccggcgtcctccagtgtcctgttCGTccaatcccatcctctggccgcgtccttttgtctgatctgtcccccggcgagtgtgctgatgttccctgtgacgtcagtgcatgcgagggagtgtggcaggaatttcaaattattttgtattggattcattacaaaataactgtattgaatccaatacaaagtaatcattttatatatatatatatatatttatttctgtacagttatattaaagaAAGGTTTCAGTATTTTGAGTATTGATTTTTtcatgcacccttgttttaacagatttttgccTTGATACGTTTTGCCTTGCCTTTGCATGATAC of the Pyxicephalus adspersus chromosome 11, UCB_Pads_2.0, whole genome shotgun sequence genome contains:
- the CRYAB gene encoding alpha-crystallin B chain, whose protein sequence is MDITIQHPWFRRQFYSFFGPNRIFEQCFGEHLHESDLFPSSILSPFYAKYPFLRLPSWIESGLSEMRLEKDKFSINLDVKHFSPEELKVKVSGDYIEIQGKHEERQDEHGYVSRDFQRRYKIPIDVDALSITSSLSPDGVLTVSAPRKLADVPERSIPITREDKASIGAAPKK
- the CFAP68 gene encoding cilia- and flagella-associated protein 68, whose amino-acid sequence is MAFYNSDLKADGHGEVWLDYGSDVKLKQYGWRCTTKEDSYSNKTLLGNWNQERYDLCKLKERKPLSSQYAHYYETSYSADYTKKGGLDARQVFKREPHVFPAHQPELDPPQYRSPQKSCYTIDFGSS